A section of the Elizabethkingia anophelis R26 genome encodes:
- a CDS encoding endonuclease/exonuclease/phosphatase family protein, which translates to MKVIRLILTLLHLVLFFALAAMLLNSFIPPKVFKWFNFVPLVFPPLIIAYIVLTIVWIATWKKRAIFFLIGLLFFFNPIRRWVNYSPGSATGNLKVITYNIHGGQDLPALKSFLEGEAPDVIFFQEKGYHNKESLSIPGFKHVVEEHVVSIYSKYPVKNQGEIINDGSNGHSLYADISINGKTIRFINVYLEPFYLKKDMLRPTGDNKINEEKAKILGSRMAESFRIHQDQVAAVREFAQNSPYPVILGGDFNSVPSSYEYYHLSKNLNDAFMDAGSGSATSFHDYKFPIRIDYLFSSPAIKATSYTVDRDLKISDHFPVISSFKVK; encoded by the coding sequence ATGAAAGTTATTCGACTTATACTTACACTATTGCATTTGGTGCTTTTTTTTGCCCTTGCTGCAATGTTACTCAATAGTTTTATACCACCTAAGGTTTTTAAGTGGTTTAATTTTGTCCCGCTAGTATTTCCTCCGCTTATAATCGCATATATTGTACTTACGATTGTATGGATTGCAACCTGGAAAAAGAGGGCAATATTTTTCCTTATTGGTCTTCTTTTCTTTTTCAACCCTATCAGAAGATGGGTTAATTACAGTCCCGGTTCTGCAACGGGAAATCTAAAAGTTATCACCTATAATATTCATGGCGGACAGGATCTTCCTGCCTTAAAATCCTTTTTGGAAGGTGAAGCTCCTGATGTTATATTTTTTCAGGAAAAAGGCTATCACAATAAAGAATCTTTATCTATTCCCGGTTTTAAACATGTTGTAGAAGAACATGTTGTCTCTATATATTCTAAATATCCGGTGAAAAATCAGGGCGAAATCATAAATGATGGCAGCAATGGACATTCTCTGTATGCGGATATCAGTATAAATGGAAAAACCATCCGTTTTATTAATGTTTATCTAGAGCCTTTTTATCTGAAAAAAGATATGCTTCGCCCAACCGGTGACAATAAAATTAATGAAGAAAAAGCAAAAATTTTAGGTTCCCGAATGGCGGAAAGTTTCAGAATTCATCAGGATCAGGTAGCTGCGGTGAGGGAATTTGCACAAAATTCACCTTATCCTGTTATTCTGGGTGGAGACTTCAATTCTGTACCTAGTTCCTATGAATATTACCATTTAAGCAAAAACCTTAATGATGCTTTCATGGATGCGGGCTCTGGATCTGCTACAAGTTTTCACGATTACAAATTTCCGATTCGTATAGATTATCTCTTTAGCAGTCCTGCAATAAAGGCAACAAGCTATACTGTAGACCGGGATTTAAAAATTTCTGATCACTTTCCGGTAATTTCTTCTTTTAAAGTGAAATAA
- a CDS encoding Na+/H+ antiporter encodes MIENYLLWGIGIAFGVMLLVMLGQRIRIAYPIFLTVAGLLISFIPGIPTFQVDPSIVFLIFLPPILFEAAWNTSWKDFLRFRRPILGLAFGLVFLTSIVVAYLSSNMIPGITVAMGFLLGGINSPPDAVAATSILKHLKIPKRTLSILEGESLINDASSLIVMKFALAAILTGQFVMQEAIGNFFVMAIMGALVGLVIAFLLMLIFRILPTTSDIDTIFTLITPYIMYIVAEHFHYSGVLAVVTGGLVMSYNSNRFQTHTTRIQAVNVWSTIIFLMNAFIFILIGLQMPAIIDEMSPEAIKSGLGYAVIIGGAIVLTRFVWTFTWTYLPPLLFKSIRKKDKHLDWREPFILSLAAMRGVVSLAGALAIPLALPSGEAFPHRDMIIFVTFIIILLTLVGQGLLLPIILKYIDIKEVGATMSEEEQETRILWKLKRIALHTLDKNYSEEVKKYSLVNNRKMQLQADLELLENRLKCINNSFHGDAVKSVTEIRREIIKEQRKLLSELRRMDEFDDSVLRKQELSLDLDEAKITGFQH; translated from the coding sequence ATGATAGAAAACTATTTACTCTGGGGAATAGGCATTGCCTTTGGCGTAATGCTTCTGGTAATGCTTGGACAAAGGATCCGCATTGCCTATCCTATATTCCTTACAGTTGCCGGACTTCTGATAAGTTTTATCCCTGGTATACCTACTTTTCAGGTAGATCCCAGTATTGTTTTCCTTATCTTCCTTCCTCCCATTCTTTTTGAAGCAGCATGGAATACCTCATGGAAAGACTTTCTAAGGTTTAGAAGACCTATTTTGGGACTGGCCTTTGGTTTGGTCTTTCTTACCTCCATAGTCGTGGCATATCTCTCTTCTAATATGATTCCGGGAATAACCGTAGCTATGGGATTCTTACTGGGCGGAATTAATTCGCCTCCGGATGCTGTTGCCGCAACATCTATCTTAAAGCATTTAAAGATTCCTAAAAGAACTCTTAGCATCCTAGAAGGTGAAAGTTTAATAAACGATGCATCGAGTTTAATTGTAATGAAGTTTGCTCTGGCTGCTATACTTACCGGTCAGTTCGTCATGCAGGAAGCCATAGGAAACTTCTTTGTAATGGCTATTATGGGGGCACTTGTCGGTCTTGTAATTGCTTTCCTGCTTATGCTAATTTTCAGAATACTACCAACAACTTCTGATATTGATACTATCTTTACACTGATTACACCTTATATCATGTATATTGTTGCGGAACACTTCCATTATTCCGGGGTTCTGGCTGTTGTTACCGGAGGACTTGTTATGTCTTATAATTCTAACCGTTTCCAGACACATACAACACGTATACAGGCTGTAAATGTGTGGAGTACGATTATATTCCTGATGAATGCTTTTATCTTTATCCTGATAGGATTACAAATGCCTGCTATCATAGATGAGATGTCACCAGAAGCTATAAAATCAGGTTTAGGCTATGCCGTAATCATTGGGGGGGCTATTGTATTAACCCGATTTGTGTGGACCTTTACCTGGACCTATCTCCCCCCTTTATTATTTAAGAGCATCCGTAAAAAAGACAAGCATTTGGACTGGAGAGAACCTTTTATATTAAGTCTTGCTGCCATGCGGGGTGTTGTATCCCTTGCCGGAGCGCTGGCTATACCTTTGGCTCTGCCATCAGGAGAAGCTTTCCCACACAGAGATATGATTATTTTTGTAACCTTTATTATTATCTTGCTCACCCTTGTAGGCCAGGGGCTTTTATTACCTATAATTCTGAAATATATTGATATTAAAGAAGTCGGGGCTACCATGTCTGAAGAAGAGCAGGAAACAAGAATATTATGGAAATTAAAAAGAATTGCTCTGCATACTCTGGATAAGAACTATTCGGAAGAAGTGAAAAAATATTCTTTGGTCAATAACCGAAAAATGCAATTGCAGGCAGATCTGGAACTATTGGAAAATCGATTAAAGTGCATTAACAACAGTTTTCATGGTGATGCGGTAAAATCGGTAACAGAAATCCGGAGAGAGATTATAAAGGAACAGAGAAAGTTGCTTTCTGAGCTTCGCAGAATGGATGAATTTGACGATTCTGTTCTTCGAAAGCAGGAACTAAGTCTCGATCTGGACGAAGCAAAAATTACAGGATTCCAGCATTAA
- a CDS encoding aminotransferase class V-fold PLP-dependent enzyme — translation MFDIQEIRSQFPILQEKVNGKDLVYLDNAATSQKPKMVLDAINNYYEHYNANVHRGIHTLSQVATEMMEDARKKVQRFINAKHDYEVLFTKGTTEGINLVAYAMTDLIKKDDEIIISYLEHHSNIVPWQMLCQRTGAKLRVIPMNEDGILQIDVLDEWLSEKTKLVSVNQVSNALGIVNPIDEIIRKVRAKSNAFVFIDGAQAAPHFEIDVQTMDCDFFAFSGHKMYGPTGTGILYGKASVLEQLNPFHGGGEMIDHCTFEKTTYAGLPFRFEAGTPNIAGNIAIGTAVDFMEKVGRSNIAAHEHALLEYAQRKLLEIEGLKVYGEKANRAGVVSFNLSGIGIASDVGMILDKLGIAVRTGHHCTQPIMEYFGVAGTVRASFAVYNTFEEIDILTEGVKKAQKMLA, via the coding sequence ATGTTTGATATACAAGAAATCCGTTCGCAGTTTCCTATTCTTCAGGAAAAGGTAAATGGTAAAGATTTAGTTTACTTGGATAATGCAGCAACCAGCCAGAAACCTAAAATGGTTTTGGATGCTATTAATAACTACTATGAACATTACAATGCAAATGTTCACAGAGGTATTCATACACTTAGTCAGGTTGCTACAGAAATGATGGAAGATGCCCGTAAGAAGGTACAGCGATTTATCAATGCAAAGCATGATTATGAAGTACTGTTTACTAAGGGGACAACTGAAGGGATTAATCTTGTTGCTTATGCAATGACTGATCTGATTAAGAAAGATGACGAAATCATTATTTCTTACCTGGAGCATCACTCTAATATTGTTCCTTGGCAGATGTTATGCCAAAGAACAGGAGCAAAACTTCGTGTAATTCCAATGAATGAAGATGGAATTTTACAAATAGATGTTCTTGATGAATGGCTTTCTGAGAAAACAAAATTAGTTTCAGTAAACCAGGTTTCCAATGCCTTAGGTATTGTTAATCCAATTGATGAAATCATCAGAAAAGTAAGAGCAAAGTCCAATGCTTTTGTATTCATAGATGGCGCACAGGCTGCACCGCATTTTGAAATAGATGTTCAGACAATGGACTGCGATTTCTTCGCTTTTTCAGGTCATAAAATGTACGGACCAACAGGAACGGGAATTTTATACGGTAAAGCATCCGTTTTAGAGCAGCTAAATCCATTCCACGGAGGTGGTGAAATGATTGACCACTGTACTTTCGAAAAAACAACTTATGCAGGGCTTCCTTTCAGATTTGAAGCCGGAACGCCAAATATTGCGGGTAATATTGCAATAGGAACTGCAGTGGATTTTATGGAAAAAGTAGGAAGATCTAATATTGCTGCACACGAACATGCTTTACTGGAATATGCACAGCGTAAGCTTTTAGAAATAGAAGGATTAAAAGTATATGGTGAAAAAGCCAATAGAGCAGGTGTAGTTTCCTTTAATCTGTCCGGAATAGGTATAGCCTCGGATGTAGGTATGATCCTGGATAAATTAGGCATTGCTGTAAGAACAGGCCATCATTGTACACAACCAATCATGGAATACTTTGGTGTTGCAGGGACAGTAAGAGCAAGTTTTGCTGTATACAATACATTTGAAGAAATAGACATCTTAACTGAGGGTGTGAAAAAAGCTCAAAAGATGCTTGCATAA
- a CDS encoding YbjQ family protein, which yields MILTTTNTIEGHPVKEYKGIVTGETIIGANALKDFMAGLTDFFGGRSTTYEKVLIEGKDTALRELQERAAQMGANAVIGIDLDYETVGPNGGMLMVTASGTAVVI from the coding sequence ATGATACTAACAACCACCAACACAATCGAAGGACATCCGGTAAAAGAATACAAAGGAATTGTTACCGGGGAAACTATTATCGGAGCAAATGCTCTTAAAGATTTCATGGCAGGATTAACCGACTTTTTTGGAGGGAGATCTACAACTTATGAAAAAGTTCTTATCGAAGGAAAAGATACAGCTTTAAGAGAATTACAGGAGCGCGCTGCACAAATGGGTGCTAATGCGGTTATCGGAATCGATTTAGACTATGAAACTGTAGGCCCGAACGGAGGAATGTTGATGGTTACTGCAAGCGGAACAGCAGTAGTTATATAG
- the sufD gene encoding Fe-S cluster assembly protein SufD — translation MSLEKQILDNHMAFLETLKHRFLDDKRKAALAKFQEIGFPKKKNEEYKYTNLAEIVNKEYNFFPKKEHNVSKKDLDALHIGEENFDYIVFINGELRKEFSKISIENVEFLSFNYALNDEKHKEVFEKYFNTITHEDNPFADLNLAYCKYGFFLHVPKNTVIEKPIHVFYLSQNQEENTFYNTRNLLIAEAGSKVEVIESHHNFDDTFTFTNSVTEIFVYPNAKADWHKLQNDSDTSYLVDNTYARQEKDSLATVNTFSFGGKLVRNNLDFIHNGENINSFMNGITIINNDQLVDHHTAVHHNFPNCESYQNYKGVFGGKSHGVFNGKVFVDKIAQKTNAYQQNNNVLLSEGATIDTKPQLEIFADDVKCSHGCTVGQLDDEALFYLRARGISKNEARALLLYAFAHDAMQNIDIEPLKLKVSKLLAEKLEVDIEF, via the coding sequence ATGAGTTTAGAAAAACAAATATTAGATAATCATATGGCTTTTTTAGAAACCCTAAAACATCGCTTTCTGGATGATAAAAGAAAGGCGGCCTTGGCTAAGTTCCAGGAGATAGGATTTCCTAAAAAGAAAAACGAAGAATATAAATATACCAACCTTGCGGAAATAGTTAATAAGGAATATAATTTCTTCCCTAAAAAAGAGCATAATGTATCTAAAAAGGACTTAGATGCTTTACATATTGGTGAAGAAAATTTTGATTATATTGTTTTCATTAACGGAGAATTACGCAAAGAGTTTTCAAAAATTTCAATTGAAAATGTAGAGTTTTTATCTTTCAATTATGCATTGAATGATGAAAAGCACAAAGAAGTTTTTGAGAAGTATTTCAATACAATTACCCATGAGGATAATCCATTTGCAGACCTTAACCTTGCGTACTGCAAATATGGGTTTTTCCTTCATGTACCGAAAAATACAGTAATTGAAAAACCAATTCATGTATTTTATTTATCACAAAATCAGGAAGAAAACACTTTCTACAATACAAGAAATTTACTAATTGCTGAAGCAGGATCTAAAGTTGAGGTTATTGAAAGTCATCATAATTTCGACGATACCTTTACCTTCACCAATTCTGTAACTGAAATTTTTGTTTATCCAAATGCTAAAGCAGATTGGCATAAACTTCAAAATGACAGCGATACTTCTTACTTAGTGGATAACACCTATGCAAGACAAGAGAAAGACAGCCTTGCGACTGTAAATACCTTCTCTTTCGGTGGTAAACTGGTAAGAAATAACCTGGATTTTATTCATAACGGAGAGAACATCAACAGCTTTATGAACGGAATTACGATCATTAATAACGATCAGTTAGTAGACCATCATACAGCTGTACACCATAACTTCCCTAACTGTGAAAGCTACCAGAATTATAAAGGAGTTTTCGGTGGTAAATCACATGGTGTATTCAACGGAAAAGTATTTGTAGATAAAATCGCACAAAAAACCAATGCTTATCAGCAAAACAACAATGTTTTGTTAAGTGAAGGAGCAACAATCGATACCAAACCTCAGTTAGAAATCTTTGCAGATGATGTGAAGTGTTCTCACGGTTGTACTGTAGGACAGCTGGATGATGAAGCATTATTCTATCTGAGAGCAAGAGGTATCTCTAAAAATGAAGCAAGAGCATTATTATTATATGCATTTGCCCATGATGCAATGCAGAATATTGACATTGAACCTTTGAAGCTGAAAGTATCTAAACTTTTAGCAGAGAAGTTAGAAGTAGATATCGAATTCTAA
- a CDS encoding four helix bundle protein: MATVSNFEDLEIWKKSREVCRKIDSILLQNPNCSQNLKYQIDRSSASAMDNIAEGFEREGNKEFINFLSIAKGSCGEARSQLIRAFDRNYITENEYNDLKNECMELSRMISGFIKYLKTTDHKGNKFQRP; encoded by the coding sequence ATGGCAACTGTCTCTAACTTTGAAGATTTAGAGATCTGGAAAAAGTCCAGAGAAGTTTGCCGTAAAATAGATTCTATTTTACTTCAAAATCCAAATTGTAGTCAAAACCTTAAATATCAAATTGATCGTTCTTCTGCTTCGGCGATGGATAATATCGCTGAAGGATTTGAAAGAGAAGGCAATAAAGAATTTATTAATTTTCTGTCAATAGCGAAAGGTTCTTGTGGTGAAGCCCGGTCCCAGCTGATAAGGGCTTTCGACAGAAATTATATAACAGAAAATGAATATAATGATTTGAAAAATGAATGTATGGAATTATCACGAATGATTTCCGGGTTTATAAAGTATTTAAAAACAACAGACCATAAAGGAAATAAGTTTCAGCGTCCATAA
- the sufC gene encoding Fe-S cluster assembly ATPase SufC — protein MLNIKNLHAGIEEREILKGINLEIKPGEVHAIMGPNGAGKSTLSSVIAGKEEYEVTEGEILFEGEEILEDAPEERAHKGIFLSFQYPVEIPGVSVTNFIKAAMNETRKAKGLEEMPAKEMLALIREKSELLEIKKDFLSRSLNEGFSGGEKKRNEIFQMMMLDPKLAILDETDSGLDIDALRIVADGVNKFRNEGNAVLVITHYQRLLNYIQPDFVHVLADGKIVKTGDKTLALELEEKGYDWLID, from the coding sequence ATGTTAAATATAAAGAATCTTCATGCAGGAATTGAAGAAAGAGAAATTTTAAAAGGAATCAACTTAGAAATAAAACCAGGTGAAGTTCATGCTATTATGGGGCCTAACGGTGCCGGAAAGTCTACACTTTCTTCTGTTATTGCAGGGAAAGAAGAGTATGAAGTAACTGAAGGTGAAATTCTTTTTGAAGGTGAGGAAATTCTTGAAGATGCTCCGGAGGAAAGAGCACACAAAGGTATCTTCCTTTCTTTCCAATATCCGGTAGAAATTCCTGGAGTCTCGGTTACTAACTTCATTAAAGCAGCAATGAACGAAACCAGAAAAGCAAAAGGTTTGGAAGAAATGCCTGCAAAAGAAATGCTGGCGTTAATTCGTGAAAAATCTGAGCTTTTGGAAATTAAAAAAGATTTCCTTTCCCGTTCTTTAAATGAAGGTTTCTCTGGTGGAGAGAAAAAGAGAAATGAGATTTTCCAGATGATGATGTTAGATCCGAAATTAGCTATTCTGGATGAAACGGATTCAGGTTTGGATATTGATGCGTTGAGAATTGTAGCAGATGGTGTAAACAAATTCCGTAACGAAGGAAATGCTGTTTTAGTTATCACCCACTATCAGAGACTACTGAATTATATTCAGCCAGACTTTGTACATGTTCTGGCAGATGGTAAAATTGTAAAAACAGGAGATAAAACTTTAGCATTAGAGCTTGAAGAGAAAGGTTATGACTGGCTTATAGATTAA
- the sufB gene encoding Fe-S cluster assembly protein SufB: MSKYTEDDLRVDLENKKYEFGWETKIDYEDFPIGLNEDIIRAISAKKEEPEWMTEWRLESYRIWLKMEEPDWANIKYEKPDFQAIRYYAAPKVKPELASLDEVDPELLKTFEKLGISIDEQKRLTGVAVDIVMDSVSVKTTFQETLAEKGIIFCSISEAIKNHPDLVKQYIGKVVPRGDNFYAALNSAVFSDGSFCYIPKGVRCPMELSTYFRINQAGTGQFERTLLIADEGSYVSYLEGCTAPSRDENQLHAAVVELIAMDDAEIKYSTVQNWYPGDESGKGGVFNFVTKRGLCEKRAKISWTQVETGSAVTWKYPSCILKGDYSVGEFYSIAVTNNHQYADTGTKMIHIGKNTKSTIISKGISAGKSNNSYRGQVKVMPSAKGARNFSQCDSLLMGNECGAHTFPYIEIKDPTAQLEHEATTSKIGEDQIFYCNQRGIDTERAIALIVNGFSKEVLNKLPMEFAIEAQKLLEISLEGSVG, from the coding sequence ATGAGTAAATACACAGAAGACGACCTAAGGGTTGACCTCGAGAATAAAAAATATGAATTCGGTTGGGAAACAAAGATCGATTACGAAGATTTCCCGATTGGGCTGAATGAAGATATTATTCGTGCTATTTCGGCAAAAAAAGAAGAGCCAGAATGGATGACGGAATGGAGACTGGAATCTTACCGTATCTGGTTGAAAATGGAAGAACCGGATTGGGCAAATATTAAGTATGAAAAACCTGACTTTCAGGCTATTCGATATTATGCCGCACCAAAAGTTAAACCGGAATTGGCAAGCTTAGATGAGGTAGATCCGGAATTGCTGAAAACTTTTGAGAAACTAGGTATTTCAATTGATGAACAAAAACGCTTAACAGGTGTTGCTGTAGATATCGTGATGGATTCCGTTTCGGTAAAAACTACATTCCAGGAAACACTTGCTGAAAAAGGAATTATATTCTGTTCTATTTCCGAAGCGATTAAAAATCACCCGGATTTAGTAAAACAATATATTGGTAAAGTTGTACCAAGAGGAGATAATTTTTACGCTGCACTTAATTCTGCAGTATTCTCTGACGGTAGTTTCTGTTATATTCCGAAAGGGGTAAGATGTCCAATGGAACTTTCTACCTATTTCCGTATTAACCAGGCAGGAACAGGGCAGTTTGAAAGAACTTTACTTATTGCTGATGAAGGGAGTTATGTTTCTTATCTGGAAGGGTGTACAGCACCATCCAGAGATGAAAACCAATTGCACGCTGCCGTTGTAGAGCTAATCGCAATGGACGATGCTGAGATTAAATATTCAACTGTACAGAACTGGTATCCTGGTGATGAAAGCGGTAAAGGTGGTGTCTTCAACTTCGTAACAAAAAGAGGTCTTTGCGAGAAAAGAGCAAAAATCTCATGGACACAGGTTGAAACAGGATCTGCAGTTACATGGAAATACCCGTCTTGCATCCTGAAAGGTGATTATTCTGTAGGAGAGTTTTATTCTATAGCAGTTACCAATAACCATCAGTATGCAGATACCGGAACTAAAATGATTCATATTGGTAAGAATACTAAATCTACAATTATTTCTAAAGGTATTTCTGCCGGTAAGTCTAACAATTCATACCGTGGACAGGTGAAGGTAATGCCTTCTGCAAAAGGAGCAAGAAACTTCTCACAATGTGACTCGTTGTTAATGGGTAACGAATGTGGCGCACACACTTTCCCTTATATAGAAATTAAAGACCCTACGGCTCAGTTAGAGCACGAAGCGACAACTTCTAAAATTGGAGAAGATCAGATTTTCTACTGTAACCAGAGAGGTATAGATACCGAAAGAGCAATTGCATTAATTGTAAATGGTTTTAGTAAAGAAGTTCTGAATAAGCTGCCAATGGAATTTGCTATTGAAGCACAGAAACTTTTAGAGATCTCATTAGAAGGATCAGTAGGATAA
- a CDS encoding HesB/IscA family protein, with the protein MIKVSDQAKLKAVQLMTEDGFDPTQDYIRVGVKSGGCSGLEYVLNFDKEKHDIDQVFEDNGIKIIVDKKSFLYLVGTTLEYSGGLNGKGFIFNNPNASRTCGCGESFSL; encoded by the coding sequence ATGATAAAAGTATCCGATCAGGCAAAATTAAAAGCTGTTCAGTTAATGACTGAGGATGGCTTTGATCCAACACAAGATTATATTCGTGTTGGAGTGAAGAGTGGTGGATGCTCTGGATTGGAGTATGTTCTGAATTTTGATAAAGAAAAACACGATATTGACCAGGTCTTTGAAGACAACGGGATCAAAATTATCGTAGACAAAAAGTCATTTCTCTATCTGGTAGGAACAACTTTAGAATATTCCGGAGGACTTAATGGTAAAGGTTTTATCTTCAATAATCCAAATGCATCAAGAACATGCGGATGTGGAGAAAGCTTTAGTTTATAA
- a CDS encoding GLPGLI family protein — MKTLQLFIFCISTFYFTQNMRFVYQVRMKIDSTQRDQVKSELANLDIDKTNSVFYAAKAILRDSIMDSNKKSQIGYISKEQSNMMTSNIRYIINKKHKNQEINYISSVGPDTFSYIEIKPFNWKISTEVKKIGSYNTQKATTQYGGRDWEIWFTTEVPFQDGPYKFCGLPGLIVKAEDSKGDYQFELVEARKISDIYKAPSPSKQIVKVKKEEYNKVYKRFIEDPVAFLPPPPVNANGTTVNPNTNATKVFKDKVTSEIRHYNNPIELN, encoded by the coding sequence ATGAAAACCTTACAATTATTCATTTTTTGTATTTCTACATTTTATTTTACACAAAACATGCGGTTTGTTTATCAAGTCCGGATGAAAATAGATTCAACCCAGCGGGATCAGGTAAAATCTGAACTTGCTAATCTGGATATAGACAAAACCAATTCTGTCTTTTATGCTGCAAAAGCTATTCTGCGGGATTCTATAATGGATTCAAATAAAAAAAGTCAAATTGGGTATATCTCCAAAGAACAGTCTAACATGATGACATCCAACATAAGATATATAATCAATAAAAAACATAAAAATCAAGAAATCAACTACATATCATCTGTTGGACCGGATACTTTTTCTTATATAGAAATAAAACCTTTTAATTGGAAAATAAGTACAGAAGTAAAAAAAATTGGAAGTTACAATACCCAAAAAGCCACAACACAATATGGTGGAAGAGACTGGGAAATATGGTTTACCACAGAGGTTCCTTTTCAGGATGGGCCTTATAAATTTTGTGGACTGCCTGGTCTTATTGTAAAAGCTGAAGATTCAAAAGGAGATTATCAATTTGAATTGGTAGAAGCCAGAAAAATATCAGATATATATAAAGCCCCCTCTCCGTCGAAACAGATTGTTAAGGTAAAAAAAGAAGAGTACAATAAAGTATATAAAAGATTTATTGAAGACCCGGTAGCATTTCTCCCTCCTCCTCCAGTAAATGCAAATGGTACAACAGTAAACCCAAACACAAATGCAACTAAAGTATTTAAAGACAAAGTAACCTCAGAAATAAGGCACTACAATAATCCTATTGAACTTAACTAG
- a CDS encoding GLPGLI family protein: protein MKAFKLLPIFIVSLAFSQSTRFVYQVSMKPDATNKGDIKTEQANLDVTPQGSIFYSAKTIQRDSIMDRMRQTRNFDRTQMQDLRSAINYIIEKDYPKQNITLKNRIGRDQYSYSEIQPFQWKILNETAKIGEYNTQKAETQYGGRTWYAWFTTEVPFQDGPYKFSGLPGLIVKAEDSNNDYSFDLMQTKKIAEPYTIQNRGGQIITVKKADYLKMEKRFQDDPGSFFTNNSTGGGNGRRMNMDPQRMKQMQDRFKEEQKKNNNPIELN, encoded by the coding sequence ATGAAAGCATTCAAACTATTACCAATATTTATTGTTTCTCTTGCATTTTCGCAGAGCACAAGGTTTGTATATCAGGTAAGCATGAAGCCTGACGCTACAAACAAAGGAGACATTAAAACAGAACAGGCCAATCTGGATGTAACACCTCAAGGATCTATATTCTATAGTGCCAAAACAATACAGAGGGATTCTATAATGGATCGTATGCGCCAGACAAGAAATTTTGACCGTACTCAGATGCAGGATCTTCGTTCTGCCATTAATTATATTATTGAGAAGGATTATCCAAAGCAAAATATAACTCTTAAAAACAGAATTGGCAGAGATCAGTACTCTTATTCTGAAATCCAGCCATTTCAATGGAAAATACTAAATGAAACTGCAAAAATCGGGGAATACAATACCCAAAAAGCAGAAACACAATACGGAGGCAGAACCTGGTATGCATGGTTTACGACTGAAGTTCCATTTCAGGACGGGCCTTATAAATTCAGTGGTTTGCCTGGCCTTATTGTAAAAGCTGAAGATAGTAATAACGACTACTCTTTTGACCTTATGCAGACTAAAAAAATTGCAGAGCCATACACTATTCAAAACAGAGGTGGCCAGATAATAACAGTGAAAAAAGCTGATTACCTGAAAATGGAAAAGAGATTCCAGGACGACCCGGGATCTTTCTTCACCAATAATTCCACAGGTGGAGGAAATGGCCGAAGAATGAACATGGATCCTCAGCGGATGAAACAAATGCAGGATCGTTTTAAAGAAGAACAGAAAAAGAACAATAATCCTATTGAACTAAATTAA